A genome region from Choloepus didactylus isolate mChoDid1 chromosome 14, mChoDid1.pri, whole genome shotgun sequence includes the following:
- the LOC119509580 gene encoding LOW QUALITY PROTEIN: cap-specific mRNA (nucleoside-2'-O-)-methyltransferase 2-like (The sequence of the model RefSeq protein was modified relative to this genomic sequence to represent the inferred CDS: inserted 4 bases in 3 codons; deleted 1 base in 1 codon): MSKCRKPPVHQITSSEMFSPDVLADIFELFTKNLSYCKSLNNEWQLPDSSEISTGDHTEFNAFLDLKNSLNEVKNLLSDKKLDEWDEHTAFTNKAGKIVSHVRKSVNAQLCAAVWCKFHEILCSFPLFPQEAFQNGKLNCLHLCEAPGAFXASLNHYLKSHRFPXWSWVANTLNPYHEANDNLMMIMDDRLITNTLHWLYFGPDNTGDIMTLKYLTGLQNFVSSMATIQLITADGSFDCQGNPGEQEALVSSLHYCEVVTALTILGVGASFVLKMFTLFEHRSINLMYLLNCSFDQVYVFKPAASKAGNSEVCVICLHYKGQEAICPLLTKVMLNFGNEMTRKALFPHHVIPEFFLKRHEECCVFFHKYQLEAISENIHLFEFMGKEEQAKLHHLRNCAVQYFMQKFQLKPLSRNNWLVKKSNIGCSTNTKWFGQRNRYFKTYNERKMLETLSWKDKVAKGYFNSWAEEHAEYHPRQSSLLEGTASNLECHLWHVLEGKKLPNVKCSPFCDGEILXTLNEAIKKSLEGALNLDSKFRPKQQYCCCRVFSEELIFSELFSLTKCLQDGQIVGPSNQIKCLIVGLPTLHDIKMHIPLEVRFLESPELMNFICSLLHDGDPVYQQLFLDCLLYSLQRLHTGDAMILPVLPCFTRFMAGLIFVLHSCFRLITFSCPTSSASLRRCAVLLCVGYQDLLNPVFHYLQNVNELLSTVLNTDAPQQVLQFVPMEVLLKGALLDLLWDLNAAVGKRLLHLIIQGEREEISSSLQL; this comes from the exons atgagtaAGTGCAGAAAGCCTCCAGTTCATCAGATAACAAGTTCTGAGATGTTTAGCCCAGATGTTCTTGCTGACATTTTTGAACTCTTTACCAAGAATCTTTCTTACTGTAAGTCACTTAATAATGAGTGGCAGTTACCAGATTCCAGTGAGATTTCCACCGGTGACCACACGGAATTTAATGCATTTCTTGATTTGAAGAACTCcctaaatgaagta aaaaactTACTGAGTGATAAGAAACTGGATGAGTGGGATGAACACACTGCCTTCACTAATAAAGCTGGAAAAATAGTTTCTCATGTGAGAAAGTCTGTGAATGCTCAACTTTGTGCTGCAGTGTGGTGTAAGTTTCATGAGATTTTGTGCAGCTTTCCACTTTTTCCACAGGAAGCTTTTCAGAATGGAAAACTGAATTGTCTACACCTTTGTGAAGCTCCTGGAGCTT AAGCTAGTCTCAATCATTACTTAAAATCCCATAGGTTTC TGTGGAGTTGGGTAGCCAATACTCTGAATCCATACCATGAAGCAAACGATAATCTTATGATGATTATGGATGACCGGCTTATCACAAATACCTTGCATTGGTTGTACTTTGGCCCAGATAACACTGGTGATATCATGACCCTGAAATATCTGACTGGACTTCAGAATTTCGTAAGCAGCATGGCTACCATTCAGTTGATCACTGCAGATGGGAGTTTTGATTGTCAAGGAAACCCAGGTGAACAAGAAGCTTTAGTCTCTTCTTTGCATTACTGTGAAGTTGTCACTGCTCTGACAATTCTTGGAGTTGGTGCTTCTTTTGTTCTGAAGATGTTTACTTTGTTTGAACATCGTTCCATAAATCTGATGTACCTGCTGAACTGTTCTTTTGACCAAGTTTATGTTTTCAAGCCTGCTGCTAGCAAGGCAGGAAACTCAGAAGTCTGTGTGATATGTCTCCACTATAAGGGACAAGAGGCCATTTGTCCTCTGTTAACCAAGGTGATGCTGAATTTTGGGAATGAAATGACCAGAAAAGCTCTTTTCCCCCATCATGTGATTCCcgaattttttcttaaaagacatgaagaatgctgtgtgttctttcataaatatcAGCTAGAGGCTATTTCTGAGAACATTCACCTGTTTGAGTTCATGGGAAAAGAGGAACAAGCAAAGCTGCATCATTTAAGGAACTGTGCTGTacaatatttcatgcaaaagTTTCAACTGAAGCCTCTTTCCAGAAATAATTGGCTAGTAAAAAAATCTAATattggttgtagtacaaatacaAAATGGTTTGGGCAGAGGAACAGATATTTTAAAACCTATAATGAAAGGAAGATGCTGGAAACCCTTTCATGGAAAGATAAGGTGGCTAAAGGATACTTTAATAGTTGGGCTGAGGAACATGCTGAATATCATCCTCGGCAAAGTTCTCTTTTGGAAGGCACAGCTTCCAATCTTGAGTGTCACTTATGGCATGTTTTAGAGGGAAAGAAATTGCCAAATGTAAAGTGTTCTCCTTTCTGTGATGGTGAAATTTT GACTCTTAATGAAGCAATTAAAAAGTCATTAGAAGGAGCTCTGAATTTGGATTCCAAGTTTAGGCCAAAACAACAGTATTGCTGTTGTCGTGTTTTTTCTGAAGAACTGATATTTTCTGAGTTGTTTAGCCTTACCAAGTGCCTTCAGGATGGGCAGATTGTAGGACCCAGCAACCAAATAAAGTGCCTGATTGTGGGTTTGCCAACTCTCCATGATATAAAAATGCACATACCACTGGAAGTTCGATTCCTTGAATCTCCTGAACTCATGAATTTCATCTGTTCATTGCTTCATGATGGAGACCCAGTTTACCAACAGTTATTTTTGGACTGCCTTCTGTATTCATTACAGCGGCTTCATACAGGAGATGCTATGATTTTGCCTGTACTTCCTTGTTTCACAAGATTTATGGCCGGTTTGATCTTTGTGCTCCACAGCTGTTTTAGACTCATCACATTTTCTTGTCCCACATCCTCTGCGTCCCTGAGGCGTTGTGCAGTCCTGCTATGTGTTGGTTATCAGGATCTTCTGAATCCAGTTTTCCACTACCTGCAGAATGTGAATGAATTGTTGAGCACCGTGCTCAACACTGATGCACCCCAGCAGGTTTTACAGTTTGTGCCGATGGAGGTGCTCCTTAAGGGGGCACTACTTGATCTTTTGTGGGATTTGAATGCTGCCGTTGGTAAAAGGCTTTTGCATTTGATTattcaaggagagagagaagagatcaGCAGCAGCCTTCAGTTATGA